A single Deinococcus aquaedulcis DNA region contains:
- a CDS encoding ABC transporter substrate-binding protein, with protein sequence MSRLKLLVPALLLLGATAAATRYPLTMTDDLGRAVTLKAEPRRVIAMLPSHTETLIAIGAGDRLVGVDRFSTYPANVVAALPKLGSAYQPNIEAILALKPDLVLADESSGSRLTEKLAQAGLTVYGGSAQTYNEVFEKIAVLGKLTNREQGATRLITTMRAELAVLQQTVAGRPRVSTYYEIDPSPYSVGPNSFIGTLITKAGGRTIVPAALGDFPRLDPELIVKSNPQVIIGPSLNDARLRPGWPGLTAVQSGRVYQPTREELDALSRPGPRLPLALRTLIRLLHPEALK encoded by the coding sequence ATGAGCCGTTTGAAATTGCTGGTGCCCGCCCTGTTGCTGCTGGGGGCCACGGCCGCCGCCACCCGGTACCCGCTGACCATGACCGACGATCTGGGCCGCGCGGTCACCCTGAAGGCCGAGCCCCGGCGGGTGATTGCCATGCTGCCCTCGCACACCGAGACCCTGATCGCCATTGGCGCGGGCGACCGGCTGGTGGGGGTGGACCGCTTCAGCACCTACCCGGCCAACGTGGTGGCCGCCCTGCCAAAGCTGGGCAGCGCCTACCAGCCGAACATCGAAGCCATCCTGGCCCTGAAGCCCGATCTGGTGCTGGCCGATGAATCATCGGGTTCCCGGCTGACCGAGAAACTGGCGCAGGCGGGCCTGACGGTGTACGGCGGCAGCGCGCAGACCTACAACGAGGTCTTCGAGAAGATTGCGGTGCTGGGCAAGCTCACCAACCGTGAGCAGGGCGCAACCCGGCTGATCACCACCATGCGTGCCGAGCTGGCCGTCCTGCAGCAGACCGTGGCGGGGCGCCCCAGGGTCAGCACCTACTACGAGATTGACCCCTCGCCGTACTCGGTGGGGCCGAACTCGTTTATCGGCACGCTGATCACCAAGGCGGGCGGGCGCACCATCGTGCCTGCCGCGCTGGGCGATTTTCCCCGGCTGGACCCGGAACTGATTGTGAAAAGTAACCCCCAGGTGATCATTGGCCCCAGCCTGAACGACGCGCGCCTGCGGCCGGGCTGGCCGGGCCTGACGGCTGTGCAGAGCGGCCGGGTGTACCAGCCCACCAGGGAAGAACTCGACGCCCTGTCGCGCCCGGGGCCCCGCCTGCCGCTGGCCCTGCGCACCCTGATCCGCCTGCTGCACCCGGAGGCCCTGAAATGA
- a CDS encoding ParA family protein: protein MRTLTLFNHAGGVMKSSLTRDVGHTLAAAGQRVLLIDLDPQANLTDWLGVSGVTRDQTVFNTATRGDGLPTPIRVHDLDVLPSDVSLALAEGQMLGVVGAHLHLRQALAEWKDRYDVALIDSPPSLGQLSILGALAADHLIVPVPTRQKGMNALAGLGEAMATYRKLRPDLTVALYVPTLYDARRSHDREAYAALKELLSPLASPIADRGAVWNDSASAGQPVGVYAPGSPVHRDVLRVTAEIARATGLNVNIEGAPA, encoded by the coding sequence ATGCGCACACTGACGCTTTTTAACCATGCCGGCGGGGTTATGAAATCCAGCCTGACCCGCGATGTGGGCCACACGTTGGCGGCGGCCGGGCAGCGGGTGCTCCTGATTGATCTGGACCCGCAGGCCAACCTGACCGACTGGCTGGGCGTCAGCGGGGTAACGCGCGATCAGACGGTATTTAACACCGCCACGCGGGGCGACGGGCTGCCCACGCCCATCCGCGTTCATGATCTGGACGTGCTGCCCAGCGATGTATCGCTGGCCCTCGCCGAGGGGCAGATGCTGGGCGTGGTGGGCGCACACCTGCACCTGCGGCAGGCCCTGGCCGAGTGGAAGGACCGCTACGACGTGGCGCTCATTGACAGCCCGCCCAGCCTGGGACAGCTGTCCATTCTGGGTGCACTGGCGGCAGATCATCTGATCGTGCCGGTGCCCACTCGCCAGAAAGGCATGAATGCCCTGGCTGGTCTGGGCGAGGCGATGGCCACCTACCGTAAGCTGCGCCCCGATCTCACCGTGGCGCTGTACGTGCCCACCCTGTACGACGCGCGGCGCTCGCATGACCGTGAGGCCTATGCCGCCCTGAAGGAGTTGCTGAGTCCACTGGCCAGCCCCATTGCTGACCGGGGCGCGGTGTGGAACGACAGTGCCAGCGCCGGGCAGCCAGTGGGCGTGTATGCGCCGGGCAGCCCGGTTCACCGCGACGTGCTGCGGGTAACGGCTGAAATTGCCAGGGCCACGGGCCTGAACGTGAACATTGAAGGGGCGCCGGCATGA
- a CDS encoding ABC transporter permease produces MTAVPVPAPATGARRQSPLALALRRFRRNRAGVLSAWVLGALYLVALLAGFLAPYSITAQHEEAPYQRPQAVHVVHNGQLMRPFVYGFKKARDPVTFASTFSEDRSRPLPILFFVRGEDPAEFGYTFLGVFRSQWHLFGVQGGTIFLLGTDKFGRDLLSRMLVGSQVSLTVGLVGILISFAIGIVLGGVSGYFGGWVDNVIQRLVEVLLSFPRLPILLALSTVIPAKWPSTWVYLGIVAVLALIGWAGLARVVRGQVMGARGVDYVQAARALGGSDLRVILRHIMPNLSSFLIVTATLALPGYILGESALSFLGLGIKEPMTSWGLLLKDAQNFETLNLYPWLLLPGALIVVSVLAFNFLGDALRDAADTQSR; encoded by the coding sequence ATGACGGCAGTCCCTGTCCCGGCGCCGGCCACGGGCGCCCGCCGCCAGAGCCCCCTGGCGCTGGCCCTGCGCCGCTTTCGCCGCAACCGCGCCGGGGTCCTCAGCGCCTGGGTGCTGGGGGCGCTATATCTGGTGGCGCTGCTGGCTGGCTTTCTGGCGCCGTATTCCATCACCGCGCAGCACGAGGAAGCGCCGTACCAGCGGCCCCAGGCGGTGCATGTGGTCCATAACGGCCAGCTCATGCGCCCCTTTGTCTACGGCTTTAAAAAGGCCCGCGATCCCGTCACCTTCGCCAGCACCTTCAGCGAGGACCGCAGCCGCCCGTTGCCCATTCTGTTCTTCGTGCGTGGAGAGGACCCGGCAGAATTTGGGTACACCTTCCTGGGCGTATTTCGCAGCCAGTGGCACCTGTTCGGGGTGCAGGGCGGCACCATTTTCCTGCTGGGCACCGACAAATTCGGCCGCGACCTGCTGTCGCGCATGCTGGTGGGCTCGCAGGTGTCGCTGACCGTGGGGCTGGTGGGCATTCTGATCTCGTTTGCCATTGGGATCGTGCTGGGCGGCGTCAGCGGCTACTTTGGCGGCTGGGTGGACAACGTCATTCAGCGGCTGGTGGAGGTGCTGCTCTCGTTCCCCCGCCTGCCCATCCTGCTGGCCCTCTCCACCGTGATTCCCGCCAAATGGCCGTCCACCTGGGTGTACCTGGGCATTGTGGCGGTGCTGGCCCTGATCGGCTGGGCGGGGCTGGCGCGGGTGGTGCGCGGGCAGGTGATGGGCGCGCGCGGCGTGGATTACGTGCAGGCGGCCCGCGCCCTGGGCGGCAGCGACCTGCGGGTGATCCTGCGGCACATCATGCCGAACCTGTCGTCTTTTCTGATCGTGACCGCCACCCTGGCCCTGCCTGGCTACATCCTGGGCGAGAGCGCCCTGAGCTTTCTGGGCCTGGGCATCAAGGAGCCCATGACCAGCTGGGGCCTGCTGCTCAAGGACGCGCAGAATTTCGAGACGCTGAATCTTTACCCGTGGCTGCTGCTGCCCGGGGCGCTGATCGTGGTGTCGGTGCTGGCCTTCAACTTCCTGGGCGACGCCCTGCGCGACGCGGCCGATACGCAGAGCCGGTAG
- a CDS encoding ParB/RepB/Spo0J family partition protein encodes MTRKARPVIGARLSGLVAGVDALAQPAATTLAVGQLRPGTFQPRLHFSEQSLADLTASIQEQGVLQPLLVRPVGGGYEIVAGERRWRAAQQAGLGEVPVLIRTLDDREARLAAAVENLQREDLNVMEEVRAKLQVAAVTLGVTEDAAVARMFALDRAPDAEPELVSALDTAFSALGRESWRSFIRNRAALLNLPEDVQAAVRAGLDYRKALVIGRAEVNERPGLIREALAGATVAQLRDRVRGQSPQAAPDLSQAVARQLRDRRALARLDDRRRAKVQKLLQQLQELLALE; translated from the coding sequence ATGACCCGCAAAGCCCGGCCGGTCATCGGCGCGCGCCTCAGTGGTCTGGTGGCGGGGGTGGACGCCCTGGCCCAGCCAGCCGCCACCACACTGGCGGTGGGGCAGCTGCGCCCCGGGACCTTTCAGCCCCGGCTGCATTTCAGCGAACAGAGCCTCGCTGACCTGACCGCCAGCATTCAGGAGCAGGGGGTGCTGCAGCCGCTGCTGGTGCGTCCGGTGGGCGGCGGCTATGAAATTGTGGCTGGGGAACGCCGCTGGCGCGCGGCGCAGCAGGCGGGCCTGGGCGAGGTGCCAGTGCTGATTCGCACGCTGGATGACCGGGAAGCCCGGCTGGCGGCGGCGGTGGAGAACCTGCAGCGCGAGGACCTGAACGTGATGGAAGAGGTGCGCGCCAAACTGCAGGTGGCCGCCGTGACCCTGGGCGTGACCGAGGACGCCGCCGTGGCCCGCATGTTCGCCCTGGACCGTGCCCCCGATGCCGAGCCGGAACTGGTCTCTGCTCTGGACACGGCCTTCAGCGCCCTGGGCCGCGAATCCTGGCGCAGTTTTATTCGCAACCGCGCCGCGCTGCTGAACCTGCCCGAAGATGTGCAGGCGGCGGTGCGGGCGGGGCTGGACTACCGCAAGGCGCTGGTGATCGGCCGCGCTGAAGTGAACGAGCGGCCTGGGCTGATTCGGGAAGCGCTGGCGGGCGCCACCGTGGCCCAGTTGCGTGACCGGGTGCGCGGCCAGAGCCCGCAGGCGGCGCCGGACCTATCGCAGGCGGTGGCCCGGCAACTCCGCGACCGCCGTGCCCTGGCCCGGCTGGACGACCGACGCCGCGCCAAGGTGCAGAAACTGCTGCAACAGCTGCAGGAACTGTTGGCGCTGGAATAG
- a CDS encoding MerR family transcriptional regulator — protein sequence MAQPPLPLSIQDAAAHLGVSAHTLRYYDREGLLAVPRGGGSKRQYTSAELGLLRMLIRLRRTGMGMAGLREFSRLIRLGEAGVPARRALLVAHEQAVVAQLGAMQGDLQAIRDKIALYDHLHPEVAPAPSPAPLAEPVTS from the coding sequence ATGGCCCAGCCCCCGCTGCCCCTCAGCATTCAGGACGCCGCCGCGCACCTGGGCGTCAGTGCCCACACCCTGCGCTACTACGACCGCGAAGGGCTGCTGGCGGTGCCGCGCGGCGGTGGGAGCAAACGCCAGTACACCAGCGCGGAACTGGGCCTGCTGCGCATGCTCATTCGCCTGCGCCGCACCGGCATGGGCATGGCCGGCCTGCGCGAATTCAGCCGCCTGATCCGGCTGGGCGAGGCCGGCGTGCCCGCGCGCCGGGCGCTGCTGGTGGCCCATGAACAGGCGGTGGTCGCGCAACTGGGGGCCATGCAGGGCGACCTGCAGGCCATCCGCGACAAGATCGCGCTGTATGACCACCTGCACCCAGAGGTGGCCCCGGCCCCCTCCCCCGCCCCGCTGGCCGAGCCCGTGACGTCCTGA
- a CDS encoding replication initiator protein A yields MADKGIKRFDELNIARLSLISVQERIPADYRDWSVELEDGDRRYRVTCQALPEYGVPHGIDTDISAALVNLYIDQGSPPDGVVTCTPYQLLQMAGLDTSGRYYSALDESLKRLTTTTYFISEGWRDHPRGRWTNVNFRYIDRIAFTSGQADKLDATSVLQITLPQEIARSVRAGYLKSLDLSFMQTLRRPPTRALYRLLDAQRRDPENPDAVAMAYQVGLMEWAEACKIVTDRPSMAQRTLDAAHEELLEKGFLKSVEYLGRGKKKMLQYTFGEAFIPPDPALLQELAELGVTQTRALQLVREHGEGAVEDAVDRCKIILGTGYKPRSKPAFFVDVLKNPGKYLVPEEPVPAQKPAAKAQRKGTRGNPQPTLFEAPSGASEEEVDEDVRLRAQPREKQVEEVMRTLTFLLRNDLKLQELDTLRLALDEGLEDPLEIKAWAIKGISSGQKATVVRDLRARLSLKRPG; encoded by the coding sequence GTGGCAGACAAGGGAATCAAACGCTTCGACGAACTCAACATCGCCCGGTTGAGCTTGATTAGCGTGCAAGAACGCATCCCCGCCGACTACCGCGACTGGAGTGTGGAACTCGAAGACGGCGACCGCCGTTACCGGGTGACCTGCCAGGCCCTGCCCGAATATGGCGTGCCACACGGTATTGACACCGATATCAGCGCCGCCCTGGTCAACCTGTACATTGACCAGGGCTCGCCCCCTGACGGCGTGGTGACCTGCACGCCCTACCAGCTGCTGCAGATGGCGGGCCTGGACACCAGCGGCCGGTACTACAGTGCCCTGGACGAGAGTCTCAAGCGCCTGACCACCACGACCTACTTCATCTCTGAGGGCTGGCGCGACCACCCACGTGGCCGCTGGACGAACGTGAACTTCCGGTACATTGACCGCATCGCCTTCACCTCGGGGCAGGCCGACAAACTGGACGCCACCAGCGTGCTGCAAATCACGCTGCCGCAGGAAATCGCCCGCAGTGTGCGCGCGGGCTACCTGAAGTCGCTGGACCTGTCGTTCATGCAGACGCTGCGCCGACCCCCCACCCGCGCGCTGTACCGCCTGCTGGACGCCCAGCGCCGCGACCCCGAAAACCCGGACGCTGTGGCGATGGCCTATCAGGTGGGTCTGATGGAATGGGCCGAAGCCTGCAAGATCGTGACTGACCGTCCCAGCATGGCCCAGCGCACCCTGGACGCGGCGCACGAAGAACTGCTGGAAAAAGGCTTCCTGAAAAGCGTGGAGTACCTGGGGCGCGGCAAGAAAAAAATGCTGCAGTACACCTTTGGCGAGGCCTTCATTCCACCCGACCCGGCACTGCTGCAGGAACTGGCCGAACTGGGCGTGACACAGACCCGCGCCCTGCAACTGGTGCGCGAACACGGCGAGGGCGCGGTGGAGGACGCCGTGGACCGCTGCAAGATCATCCTGGGCACCGGCTACAAACCCCGCTCGAAACCCGCCTTCTTCGTGGATGTCCTGAAGAACCCAGGCAAGTACCTGGTTCCTGAAGAGCCCGTGCCGGCTCAGAAACCGGCCGCCAAGGCCCAGCGGAAGGGCACACGGGGAAATCCTCAGCCCACCCTCTTTGAGGCCCCTTCTGGAGCTTCTGAGGAGGAAGTGGATGAAGATGTCCGCCTGCGGGCCCAGCCGCGCGAGAAACAGGTGGAAGAAGTGATGCGCACTCTGACCTTTCTGCTGCGCAATGATCTGAAGCTGCAGGAACTTGATACCCTGCGTCTGGCGCTGGACGAGGGCCTGGAAGACCCGCTGGAAATCAAAGCCTGGGCCATCAAGGGCATCAGCAGCGGGCAGAAGGCCACTGTAGTGCGTGACCTGCGCGCCCGCCTGAGCCTGAAACGGCCAGGCTAA
- a CDS encoding aldo/keto reductase translates to MTSPATPLPTRRLRDLTVSALGLGCMGMSAFYGPRDQDENRRTLDRALDLGVTFYDTADMYGPHTNEELLGDWLRGKRDQVVLATKFGIVADPSVPGGRRVNGRPEYVRQAAEASLKRLQTDHIDLYYLHRVDADTPIEDTVGAMAELVQAGLVRALGLSEVNPDTLRRAHAVHPITALQSEYSLWTRDPEQGVLATCRELGVGFVPYSPLGRGFLTGEIRRPEDLAEDDFRRHNPRFQGEAFGHNLALVATVQRLAAEKGCTPSQLALAWVLAQGEDLVPIPGTKRVKYLEDNLGALNVHLSPDELATLDAAFPLGAAQGDRYPDMRTVNR, encoded by the coding sequence ATGACCAGTCCCGCCACCCCCCTGCCCACCCGCCGCCTGCGTGACCTCACCGTGTCTGCCCTGGGTCTGGGCTGCATGGGCATGAGCGCCTTTTACGGCCCCCGCGACCAGGACGAGAACCGCCGCACCCTGGACCGCGCCCTGGACCTGGGCGTGACCTTCTACGACACCGCCGACATGTACGGCCCGCACACCAACGAAGAACTGTTAGGCGACTGGCTGCGCGGCAAGCGCGACCAGGTGGTGCTGGCGACCAAGTTCGGCATTGTGGCCGACCCCAGCGTGCCGGGCGGACGGCGCGTCAACGGCCGCCCCGAGTACGTTCGCCAGGCCGCTGAAGCCAGCCTGAAGCGCCTGCAAACGGATCACATCGACCTGTACTACCTGCACCGCGTGGACGCCGACACCCCCATTGAGGACACGGTGGGGGCGATGGCCGAACTGGTGCAGGCCGGCCTGGTGCGTGCTCTTGGCCTCAGCGAGGTCAACCCCGACACCCTGCGCCGGGCCCACGCTGTGCATCCCATCACGGCCCTGCAAAGCGAATACTCGCTCTGGACGCGCGACCCCGAACAGGGCGTGCTGGCGACCTGCCGTGAACTGGGGGTAGGGTTTGTGCCCTACAGCCCGCTGGGGCGCGGCTTCCTGACCGGCGAGATCCGGCGCCCGGAAGACCTGGCCGAGGATGACTTCCGCCGCCACAACCCCCGCTTCCAGGGCGAGGCCTTTGGGCATAATCTGGCGCTGGTGGCCACCGTGCAGCGTCTGGCCGCCGAGAAGGGCTGTACGCCCTCGCAACTGGCGCTGGCCTGGGTGCTGGCCCAGGGCGAGGATCTGGTGCCCATTCCCGGCACCAAGCGGGTGAAGTACCTGGAAGACAATCTGGGCGCCCTGAACGTTCACCTGTCGCCCGACGAGCTGGCCACTCTGGACGCTGCCTTCCCGCTCGGTGCCGCACAGGGTGACCGCTACCCCGACATGCGCACCGTGAATCGCTAA